The following coding sequences lie in one Arachis ipaensis cultivar K30076 chromosome B03, Araip1.1, whole genome shotgun sequence genomic window:
- the LOC107631981 gene encoding calmodulin-binding transcription activator 4 isoform X5, translated as MATGDDYNIDDLFREAQSRWLKPVEVMYILQNHDKYQFTQEPPQQPTSGSLFLFNRRVLRFFRRDGHNWRKKKDGRTVGEAHERLKVGTVEALNCYYAHGEQNPTFQRRSYWMLDPAYEHIVLVHYRETSEGRSSSGPGTQLSPSSSSAFGQSPSSYSAQTPLSTSVLGDPSEPNQSYSSSGTGEVTSDVFIMNDGMSHLDGTYADSGTSTEVEVTRALLRRLEEQLSLNEDSIKEIASFYSEKEITGDSNAQQNQGLTCKQEESAAFSRPDDYGLIFYGHNGTQDEGDKSYELMDHTYRDGNEKDIWTEVLESCKSSSTARLPQKNIYMPAGEENSPSLSRKEPIANQDDGHWLNFNNSNNAENSVFSLPEGDSGVKYPPYSSVLGAQKANSEYYATLFAQSQIGPSLDADSSLTVSQKQKFSIKAVSPEWGYTTETTKIIIVGSFLCHPSDSAWACMFGDVEVPIEIIQDGVISCEAPSRLSGKVNLCITSGNRQSCSEVREFEYRNKTSICTYCNSSATEANRSPEELLLLVRFAQMLLSGSTTKNDDIESGTHLVKQKADDDSWSHIIEALLVGSGTSSGMVDWLLEELLKDKLQLWLSCRSQEKDEVTGCCLSKKEQGIIHMVAGLGFEWALHPILSCGVNINFRDISGWTALHWAARFGREKMVASLIACGASAGAVTDPSAQDPKGKTAASIAASSGHKGLAGYLSERALTSHLSSLTMQETELSKSSAQLEADLAVCSVSKENLAAGEDQAPLKHTLAAVRNATQAAARIQSAFRSHSFRKRRAREAAAATAGGINAGSIGNIPELSALSKLAFRNSRDHNSAALSIQKKFRGWKGRKDFLELRQKVVKIQAHVRGYQVRKHYKVIWAVGILDKVVLRWRRKGAGLRGFRQEMETSALDESEDEDILKPYRKQMVDAEIKEAVSRVLSMVDSPDARQQYHRMLEKYRQAKAELAGTSEEASLSTSIADVFSMEDDMYQFPQG; from the exons ATGGCAACCG GTGATGATTACAATATTGATGATTTGTTTCGAGAAGCTCAAAGCAGATGGCTGAAGCCTGTGGAAGTGATGTACATTTTACAGAATCATGACAAGTACCAGTTCACACAAGAGCCCCCGCAACAGCCAACCA GTGGATCACTTTTTCTCTTTAACAGAAGAGTCCTGCGCTTCTTTCGTAGAGATGGCCATAACTGGCGCAAGAAGAAAGACGGAAGGACTGTCGGAGAGGCACACGAACGTCTTAAG GTTGGAACTGTCGAAGCCTTAAATTGTTACTATGCACATGGAGAGCAGAACCCTACTTTCCAGAGGCGGAGCTATTGGATGTTGGATCC GGCATATGAGCATATTGTTCTTGTGCATTATAGAGAAACAAGTGAG GGAAGGTCCAGCTCTGGACCTGGCACACAATTGTCACCAAGTTCCTCTTCTGCATTTGGCCAGAGTCCTAGCTCATATTCTGCTCAGACACCATTGTCAACATCTGTACTTGGTGATCCATCTGAACCTAATCAGAGTTACTCTAGTTCTGGCACCGGAGAAGTTACCTCTGATGTATTCATCATGAATGATGGAATGAGTCACCTGGATGGGACATATGCAGACTCAGGAACTTCAACTGAAGTTGAGGTTACTCGAGCTTTGTTGCGCAGATTGGAGGAGCAGTTAAGTTTGAATGAAGACAGCATCAAAGAAATTGCTTCCTTCTACAGTGAGAAAGAAATTACAGGTGATTCAAATGCTCAACAAAATCAAGGGTTGACCTGTAAGCAAGAGGAATCTGCAGCTTTTTCTAGACCAGATGATTATGGGCTAATTTTTTATGGACATAATGGAACCCAAG ATGAAGGTGATAAGTCTTATGAATTAATGGACCATACATACCGTGATGGAAATGAAAAGGATATATGGACAGAGGTGCTGGAATCATGCAAGTCGTCATCCACAGCCAGGTTGCCACAGAAAAATATATACATGCCAGCTGGAGAA GAAAATTCACCTTCTTTGTCAAGAAAGGAACCAATTGCCAATCAGGATGACGGTCACTGGCTAAacttcaacaacagtaataacGCAGAAAACT CTGTTTTCTCACTACCTGAAGGTGATAGTGGAGTCAAATATCCTCCATATTCTTCTGTGCTAGGGGCACAAAAAGCTAATTCTGAGTACTATGCAACATTGTTTGCCCAAAGCCAAATTGGACCATCTCTGGATGCAGACTCAAGCTTGACTGTCTCACAAAAGCAGAAATTTTCTATTAAGGCAGTCTCCCCAGAATGGGGTTATACCACTGAGACTACTAAG ATCATCATTGTTGGGTCTTTTCTGTGTCATCCCTCAGATTCTGCCTGGGCTTGTATGTTTGGTGATGTTGAAGTTCCCATTGAGATAATTCAGGACGGTGTAATCAGTTGTGAAGCTCCATCTCGCCTTTCTGGAAAGGTTAATCTCTGCATTACTTCTGGTAATAGGCAGTCCTGCAGTGAAGTCAGAGAGTTTGAGTATCGTAATAAGACAAGTATTTGCACTTACTGTAACTCATCGGCAACAGAAGCCAACAGAAGTCCAGAAGAGCTGCTGTTACTCGTTAGATTTGCACAGATGCTGCTTTCTGGTTCAACTACAAAGAATGATGACATAGAATCTGGAACTCATCTAGTAAAACAGAAAGCCGATGATGATTCATGGAGCCATATTATAGAGGCTCTTCTAGTGGGCAGTGGAACTTCATCTGGTATGGTCGATTGGCTTCTCGAAGAGCTTCTTAAGGATAAGCTGCAGCTGTGGCTTTCTTGCAGGTCCCAGGAGAAAGATGAAGTAACAGGCTGTTGTTTGTCGAAGAAAGAGCAGGGAATCATTCATATGGTAGCTGGATTGGGTTTTGAGTGGGCCTTGCACCCTATTCTCAGTTGTGGTGTGAATATAAATTTCCGTGACATTAGCGGATGGACTGCCCTTCATTGGGCTGCACGTTTTGGAAG AGAAAAAATGGTTGCTTCACTTATAGCTTGTGGTGCATCCGCTGGAGCAGTGACAGATCCAAGTGCACAAGATCCGAAAGGCAAAACTGCTGCATCTATTGCAGCAAGCAGTGGACATAAGGGACTGGCAGGATATCTTTCTGAGAGAGCTCTGACAAGCCATCTGTCATCCCTCACGATGCAAGAGACTGAGCTATCCAAAAGTTCTGCACAACTCGAAGCAGATTTAGCTGTTTGTAGTGTCTCCAAGGAAAATCTCGCCGCCGGTGAGGATCAGGCTCCACTTAAACATACCTTGGCTGCTGTCAGAAATGCAACTCAGGCCGCAGCACGTATACAATCTGCTTTTCGTTCGCATTCCTTCAGAAAGCGGAGGGCAAGAGAAGCTGCTGCTGCCACTGCTGGTGGTATCAACGCAGGTAGCATTGGTAACATTCCGGAGCTTTCTGCTCTGTCAAAACTTGCCTTTCGGAACTCACGGGATCACAATTCTGCTGCCTTATCTATTCAGAAGAAATTCCGAGGTTGGAAGGGTCGCAAAGATTTCTTAGAATTGCGCCAAAAAGTAGTGAAGATACAG GCTCATGTGAGGGGTTACCAGGTTAGAAAGCATTACAAGGTGATATGGGCAGTTGGAATCTTGGACAAGGTTGTCCTGCGATGGCGGAGAAAAGGAGCTGGCCTACGAGGTTTCCGACAGGAGATGGAGACTAGTGCCTTGGATGAAAGTGAAGATGAAGATATTCTCAAGCCTTACCGCAAACAGATGGTAGATGCAGAAATAAAAGAGGCTGTGTCGAGGGTGCTTTCCATGGTTGATTCTCCAGATGCTCGTCAGCAATATCATCGCATGCTTGAGAAGTATCGTCAAGCTAAG GCTGAACTTGCGGGTACGAGTGAGGAAGCATCATTGTCAACGTCCATTGCGGATGTTTTCAGTATGGAAGATGATATGTATCAGTTTCCTCAGGGCTAA
- the LOC107631981 gene encoding calmodulin-binding transcription activator 4 isoform X3, with product MATGDDYNIDDLFREAQSRWLKPVEVMYILQNHDKYQFTQEPPQQPTSGSLFLFNRRVLRFFRRDGHNWRKKKDGRTVGEAHERLKVGTVEALNCYYAHGEQNPTFQRRSYWMLDPAYEHIVLVHYRETSEGRSSSGPGTQLSPSSSSAFGQSPSSYSAQTPLSTSVLGDPSEPNQSYSSSGTGEVTSDVFIMNDGMSHLDGTYADSGTSTEVEVTRALLRRLEEQLSLNEDSIKEIASFYSEKEITGDSNAQQNQGLTCKQEESAAFSRPDDYGLIFYGHNGTQEKSESAQNSVCFVDEGDKSYELMDHTYRDGNEKDIWTEVLESCKSSSTARLPQKNIYMPAGEENSPSLSRKEPIANQDDGHWLNFNNSNNAENSVFSLPEGDSGVKYPPYSSVLGAQKANSEYYATLFAQSQIGPSLDADSSLTVSQKQKFSIKAVSPEWGYTTETTKIIIVGSFLCHPSDSAWACMFGDVEVPIEIIQDGVISCEAPSRLSGKVNLCITSGNRQSCSEVREFEYRNKTSICTYCNSSATEANRSPEELLLLVRFAQMLLSGSTTKNDDIESGTHLVKQKADDDSWSHIIEALLVGSGTSSGMVDWLLEELLKDKLQLWLSCRSQEKDEVTGCCLSKKEQGIIHMVAGLGFEWALHPILSCGVNINFRDISGWTALHWAARFGREKMVASLIACGASAGAVTDPSAQDPKGKTAASIAASSGHKGLAGYLSERALTSHLSSLTMQETELSKSSAQLEADLAVCSVSKENLAAGEDQAPLKHTLAAVRNATQAAARIQSAFRSHSFRKRRAREAAAATAGGINAGSIGNIPELSALSKLAFRNSRDHNSAALSIQKKFRGWKGRKDFLELRQKVVKIQAHVRGYQVRKHYKVIWAVGILDKVVLRWRRKGAGLRGFRQEMETSALDESEDEDILKPYRKQMVDAEIKEAVSRVLSMVDSPDARQQYHRMLEKYRQAKAELAGTSEEASLSTSIADVFSMEDDMYQFPQG from the exons ATGGCAACCG GTGATGATTACAATATTGATGATTTGTTTCGAGAAGCTCAAAGCAGATGGCTGAAGCCTGTGGAAGTGATGTACATTTTACAGAATCATGACAAGTACCAGTTCACACAAGAGCCCCCGCAACAGCCAACCA GTGGATCACTTTTTCTCTTTAACAGAAGAGTCCTGCGCTTCTTTCGTAGAGATGGCCATAACTGGCGCAAGAAGAAAGACGGAAGGACTGTCGGAGAGGCACACGAACGTCTTAAG GTTGGAACTGTCGAAGCCTTAAATTGTTACTATGCACATGGAGAGCAGAACCCTACTTTCCAGAGGCGGAGCTATTGGATGTTGGATCC GGCATATGAGCATATTGTTCTTGTGCATTATAGAGAAACAAGTGAG GGAAGGTCCAGCTCTGGACCTGGCACACAATTGTCACCAAGTTCCTCTTCTGCATTTGGCCAGAGTCCTAGCTCATATTCTGCTCAGACACCATTGTCAACATCTGTACTTGGTGATCCATCTGAACCTAATCAGAGTTACTCTAGTTCTGGCACCGGAGAAGTTACCTCTGATGTATTCATCATGAATGATGGAATGAGTCACCTGGATGGGACATATGCAGACTCAGGAACTTCAACTGAAGTTGAGGTTACTCGAGCTTTGTTGCGCAGATTGGAGGAGCAGTTAAGTTTGAATGAAGACAGCATCAAAGAAATTGCTTCCTTCTACAGTGAGAAAGAAATTACAGGTGATTCAAATGCTCAACAAAATCAAGGGTTGACCTGTAAGCAAGAGGAATCTGCAGCTTTTTCTAGACCAGATGATTATGGGCTAATTTTTTATGGACATAATGGAACCCAAG AGAAAAGTGAAAGTGCTCAAAATAGTGTTTGCTTTGTAGATGAAGGTGATAAGTCTTATGAATTAATGGACCATACATACCGTGATGGAAATGAAAAGGATATATGGACAGAGGTGCTGGAATCATGCAAGTCGTCATCCACAGCCAGGTTGCCACAGAAAAATATATACATGCCAGCTGGAGAA GAAAATTCACCTTCTTTGTCAAGAAAGGAACCAATTGCCAATCAGGATGACGGTCACTGGCTAAacttcaacaacagtaataacGCAGAAAACT CTGTTTTCTCACTACCTGAAGGTGATAGTGGAGTCAAATATCCTCCATATTCTTCTGTGCTAGGGGCACAAAAAGCTAATTCTGAGTACTATGCAACATTGTTTGCCCAAAGCCAAATTGGACCATCTCTGGATGCAGACTCAAGCTTGACTGTCTCACAAAAGCAGAAATTTTCTATTAAGGCAGTCTCCCCAGAATGGGGTTATACCACTGAGACTACTAAG ATCATCATTGTTGGGTCTTTTCTGTGTCATCCCTCAGATTCTGCCTGGGCTTGTATGTTTGGTGATGTTGAAGTTCCCATTGAGATAATTCAGGACGGTGTAATCAGTTGTGAAGCTCCATCTCGCCTTTCTGGAAAGGTTAATCTCTGCATTACTTCTGGTAATAGGCAGTCCTGCAGTGAAGTCAGAGAGTTTGAGTATCGTAATAAGACAAGTATTTGCACTTACTGTAACTCATCGGCAACAGAAGCCAACAGAAGTCCAGAAGAGCTGCTGTTACTCGTTAGATTTGCACAGATGCTGCTTTCTGGTTCAACTACAAAGAATGATGACATAGAATCTGGAACTCATCTAGTAAAACAGAAAGCCGATGATGATTCATGGAGCCATATTATAGAGGCTCTTCTAGTGGGCAGTGGAACTTCATCTGGTATGGTCGATTGGCTTCTCGAAGAGCTTCTTAAGGATAAGCTGCAGCTGTGGCTTTCTTGCAGGTCCCAGGAGAAAGATGAAGTAACAGGCTGTTGTTTGTCGAAGAAAGAGCAGGGAATCATTCATATGGTAGCTGGATTGGGTTTTGAGTGGGCCTTGCACCCTATTCTCAGTTGTGGTGTGAATATAAATTTCCGTGACATTAGCGGATGGACTGCCCTTCATTGGGCTGCACGTTTTGGAAG AGAAAAAATGGTTGCTTCACTTATAGCTTGTGGTGCATCCGCTGGAGCAGTGACAGATCCAAGTGCACAAGATCCGAAAGGCAAAACTGCTGCATCTATTGCAGCAAGCAGTGGACATAAGGGACTGGCAGGATATCTTTCTGAGAGAGCTCTGACAAGCCATCTGTCATCCCTCACGATGCAAGAGACTGAGCTATCCAAAAGTTCTGCACAACTCGAAGCAGATTTAGCTGTTTGTAGTGTCTCCAAGGAAAATCTCGCCGCCGGTGAGGATCAGGCTCCACTTAAACATACCTTGGCTGCTGTCAGAAATGCAACTCAGGCCGCAGCACGTATACAATCTGCTTTTCGTTCGCATTCCTTCAGAAAGCGGAGGGCAAGAGAAGCTGCTGCTGCCACTGCTGGTGGTATCAACGCAGGTAGCATTGGTAACATTCCGGAGCTTTCTGCTCTGTCAAAACTTGCCTTTCGGAACTCACGGGATCACAATTCTGCTGCCTTATCTATTCAGAAGAAATTCCGAGGTTGGAAGGGTCGCAAAGATTTCTTAGAATTGCGCCAAAAAGTAGTGAAGATACAG GCTCATGTGAGGGGTTACCAGGTTAGAAAGCATTACAAGGTGATATGGGCAGTTGGAATCTTGGACAAGGTTGTCCTGCGATGGCGGAGAAAAGGAGCTGGCCTACGAGGTTTCCGACAGGAGATGGAGACTAGTGCCTTGGATGAAAGTGAAGATGAAGATATTCTCAAGCCTTACCGCAAACAGATGGTAGATGCAGAAATAAAAGAGGCTGTGTCGAGGGTGCTTTCCATGGTTGATTCTCCAGATGCTCGTCAGCAATATCATCGCATGCTTGAGAAGTATCGTCAAGCTAAG GCTGAACTTGCGGGTACGAGTGAGGAAGCATCATTGTCAACGTCCATTGCGGATGTTTTCAGTATGGAAGATGATATGTATCAGTTTCCTCAGGGCTAA
- the LOC107631981 gene encoding calmodulin-binding transcription activator 4 isoform X4, whose product MATGDDYNIDDLFREAQSRWLKPVEVMYILQNHDKYQFTQEPPQQPTSGSLFLFNRRVLRFFRRDGHNWRKKKDGRTVGEAHERLKVGTVEALNCYYAHGEQNPTFQRRSYWMLDPAYEHIVLVHYRETSEGRSSSGPGTQLSPSSSSAFGQSPSSYSAQTPLSTSVLGDPSEPNQSYSSSGTGEVTSDVFIMNDGMSHLDGTYADSGTSTEVEVTRALLRRLEEQLSLNEDSIKEIASFYSEKEITGDSNAQQNQGLTCKQEESAAFSRPDDYGLIFYGHNGTQDEGDKSYELMDHTYRDGNEKDIWTEVLESCKSSSTARLPQKNIYMPAGEYLKQENSPSLSRKEPIANQDDGHWLNFNNSNNAENSVFSLPEGDSGVKYPPYSSVLGAQKANSEYYATLFAQSQIGPSLDADSSLTVSQKQKFSIKAVSPEWGYTTETTKIIIVGSFLCHPSDSAWACMFGDVEVPIEIIQDGVISCEAPSRLSGKVNLCITSGNRQSCSEVREFEYRNKTSICTYCNSSATEANRSPEELLLLVRFAQMLLSGSTTKNDDIESGTHLVKQKADDDSWSHIIEALLVGSGTSSGMVDWLLEELLKDKLQLWLSCRSQEKDEVTGCCLSKKEQGIIHMVAGLGFEWALHPILSCGVNINFRDISGWTALHWAARFGREKMVASLIACGASAGAVTDPSAQDPKGKTAASIAASSGHKGLAGYLSERALTSHLSSLTMQETELSKSSAQLEADLAVCSVSKENLAAGEDQAPLKHTLAAVRNATQAAARIQSAFRSHSFRKRRAREAAAATAGGINAGSIGNIPELSALSKLAFRNSRDHNSAALSIQKKFRGWKGRKDFLELRQKVVKIQAHVRGYQVRKHYKVIWAVGILDKVVLRWRRKGAGLRGFRQEMETSALDESEDEDILKPYRKQMVDAEIKEAVSRVLSMVDSPDARQQYHRMLEKYRQAKAELAGTSEEASLSTSIADVFSMEDDMYQFPQG is encoded by the exons ATGGCAACCG GTGATGATTACAATATTGATGATTTGTTTCGAGAAGCTCAAAGCAGATGGCTGAAGCCTGTGGAAGTGATGTACATTTTACAGAATCATGACAAGTACCAGTTCACACAAGAGCCCCCGCAACAGCCAACCA GTGGATCACTTTTTCTCTTTAACAGAAGAGTCCTGCGCTTCTTTCGTAGAGATGGCCATAACTGGCGCAAGAAGAAAGACGGAAGGACTGTCGGAGAGGCACACGAACGTCTTAAG GTTGGAACTGTCGAAGCCTTAAATTGTTACTATGCACATGGAGAGCAGAACCCTACTTTCCAGAGGCGGAGCTATTGGATGTTGGATCC GGCATATGAGCATATTGTTCTTGTGCATTATAGAGAAACAAGTGAG GGAAGGTCCAGCTCTGGACCTGGCACACAATTGTCACCAAGTTCCTCTTCTGCATTTGGCCAGAGTCCTAGCTCATATTCTGCTCAGACACCATTGTCAACATCTGTACTTGGTGATCCATCTGAACCTAATCAGAGTTACTCTAGTTCTGGCACCGGAGAAGTTACCTCTGATGTATTCATCATGAATGATGGAATGAGTCACCTGGATGGGACATATGCAGACTCAGGAACTTCAACTGAAGTTGAGGTTACTCGAGCTTTGTTGCGCAGATTGGAGGAGCAGTTAAGTTTGAATGAAGACAGCATCAAAGAAATTGCTTCCTTCTACAGTGAGAAAGAAATTACAGGTGATTCAAATGCTCAACAAAATCAAGGGTTGACCTGTAAGCAAGAGGAATCTGCAGCTTTTTCTAGACCAGATGATTATGGGCTAATTTTTTATGGACATAATGGAACCCAAG ATGAAGGTGATAAGTCTTATGAATTAATGGACCATACATACCGTGATGGAAATGAAAAGGATATATGGACAGAGGTGCTGGAATCATGCAAGTCGTCATCCACAGCCAGGTTGCCACAGAAAAATATATACATGCCAGCTGGAGAA TACTTAAAGCAGGAAAATTCACCTTCTTTGTCAAGAAAGGAACCAATTGCCAATCAGGATGACGGTCACTGGCTAAacttcaacaacagtaataacGCAGAAAACT CTGTTTTCTCACTACCTGAAGGTGATAGTGGAGTCAAATATCCTCCATATTCTTCTGTGCTAGGGGCACAAAAAGCTAATTCTGAGTACTATGCAACATTGTTTGCCCAAAGCCAAATTGGACCATCTCTGGATGCAGACTCAAGCTTGACTGTCTCACAAAAGCAGAAATTTTCTATTAAGGCAGTCTCCCCAGAATGGGGTTATACCACTGAGACTACTAAG ATCATCATTGTTGGGTCTTTTCTGTGTCATCCCTCAGATTCTGCCTGGGCTTGTATGTTTGGTGATGTTGAAGTTCCCATTGAGATAATTCAGGACGGTGTAATCAGTTGTGAAGCTCCATCTCGCCTTTCTGGAAAGGTTAATCTCTGCATTACTTCTGGTAATAGGCAGTCCTGCAGTGAAGTCAGAGAGTTTGAGTATCGTAATAAGACAAGTATTTGCACTTACTGTAACTCATCGGCAACAGAAGCCAACAGAAGTCCAGAAGAGCTGCTGTTACTCGTTAGATTTGCACAGATGCTGCTTTCTGGTTCAACTACAAAGAATGATGACATAGAATCTGGAACTCATCTAGTAAAACAGAAAGCCGATGATGATTCATGGAGCCATATTATAGAGGCTCTTCTAGTGGGCAGTGGAACTTCATCTGGTATGGTCGATTGGCTTCTCGAAGAGCTTCTTAAGGATAAGCTGCAGCTGTGGCTTTCTTGCAGGTCCCAGGAGAAAGATGAAGTAACAGGCTGTTGTTTGTCGAAGAAAGAGCAGGGAATCATTCATATGGTAGCTGGATTGGGTTTTGAGTGGGCCTTGCACCCTATTCTCAGTTGTGGTGTGAATATAAATTTCCGTGACATTAGCGGATGGACTGCCCTTCATTGGGCTGCACGTTTTGGAAG AGAAAAAATGGTTGCTTCACTTATAGCTTGTGGTGCATCCGCTGGAGCAGTGACAGATCCAAGTGCACAAGATCCGAAAGGCAAAACTGCTGCATCTATTGCAGCAAGCAGTGGACATAAGGGACTGGCAGGATATCTTTCTGAGAGAGCTCTGACAAGCCATCTGTCATCCCTCACGATGCAAGAGACTGAGCTATCCAAAAGTTCTGCACAACTCGAAGCAGATTTAGCTGTTTGTAGTGTCTCCAAGGAAAATCTCGCCGCCGGTGAGGATCAGGCTCCACTTAAACATACCTTGGCTGCTGTCAGAAATGCAACTCAGGCCGCAGCACGTATACAATCTGCTTTTCGTTCGCATTCCTTCAGAAAGCGGAGGGCAAGAGAAGCTGCTGCTGCCACTGCTGGTGGTATCAACGCAGGTAGCATTGGTAACATTCCGGAGCTTTCTGCTCTGTCAAAACTTGCCTTTCGGAACTCACGGGATCACAATTCTGCTGCCTTATCTATTCAGAAGAAATTCCGAGGTTGGAAGGGTCGCAAAGATTTCTTAGAATTGCGCCAAAAAGTAGTGAAGATACAG GCTCATGTGAGGGGTTACCAGGTTAGAAAGCATTACAAGGTGATATGGGCAGTTGGAATCTTGGACAAGGTTGTCCTGCGATGGCGGAGAAAAGGAGCTGGCCTACGAGGTTTCCGACAGGAGATGGAGACTAGTGCCTTGGATGAAAGTGAAGATGAAGATATTCTCAAGCCTTACCGCAAACAGATGGTAGATGCAGAAATAAAAGAGGCTGTGTCGAGGGTGCTTTCCATGGTTGATTCTCCAGATGCTCGTCAGCAATATCATCGCATGCTTGAGAAGTATCGTCAAGCTAAG GCTGAACTTGCGGGTACGAGTGAGGAAGCATCATTGTCAACGTCCATTGCGGATGTTTTCAGTATGGAAGATGATATGTATCAGTTTCCTCAGGGCTAA